The following nucleotide sequence is from Myxococcus guangdongensis.
ATTCGAACTTCGTCGTCTCGGGACGAGGGCAGACGGCGCCACGTCCGGGCGCCGATGGCGGTGATGCCGAGAACCGACGTCTCGTCATTCGCGTGCGTGGCGACCTGCGCCTGTAGGAGGCTCCATGGACCTGGACGCATGGCTGACGAAGGTGCAGGAGCGGCAGCGCACCGCGCTCGCCGGGCTCGGCACGTTCCAGCAGCAGGTGGAGCGCGGGCTGCAACAGCTTCAGTCCAGCCTGGACGAATCGCAGCGGCGCATGGATGAAAGGGAGCCAGGACGCGTCCAGCGGATGGTCGCTTCGCTCGATGTAGACGGGTTGCTCGAGAAGATGAATGGCAGGCGCTACTCGGAGTTGAGCCCGCGTGAACGACGCGTCGTGCCTTCGTTCTGGCGGAAGGTCCAGCCCGTGCGCATGGCGGAGTTCCTGGAGCAGTTTCCAGACGGTTGGTCTCGGCTCGTGAGGCAACGGCTTCGCGACTGGTGTCTGGCGGATGCGGATTCCATGCACCTGCGAGAATGGACGGGGTTGACCCGGCGCTGTCCGAAGGACTTGCCTTCGCTGCGGTGGCGTCTTCCGGTGCCCATTGAGCTTGCGCTCGAGCCAGAGGGGCCGAGAAGCGTCGCGGCGGGTTGGGGAGCCCATCCGCTGCGGGAGGTGGTGTCGCTGCTAGGGCAGGCGGGACTGCGCCCCTCGATTGGCTACGCGGGACATGTCGTCGCGGAGCACCTGTTGCGACAGTGCGTCGCTCGCGAGGACGTGTCGGAGTCCCTGCTGTTCCTGGTTGATTCTCAGGAGGGGCGGGCGTGGCTGCCGGGCGTGAGTGGCGGAGGGAGTGTCCTGGGCGCTCCGGTGGAGGCGCGCGTCGCCGTCGTCGCGACACTGCTGGAGTGTCGTGCGCGAGGGCGCGTCGGCAAGGACGTGCAGGCCCGCGTCGAGGAGCGGCTCGTCGCGAGGGACAGCGTCTTCGGGGACCCGCGACTGTCCACCCTGACGGAGGCGTGGAGCGCCGTTCGCAAGTGCTCGAAGCAGGCGTTCGATGCGTTCTTGTCGGCGCTCATCCAGCAGGACCTCGAGTTCTTCTTCGAGAAAGCGATGAACGAACGGGACCGGCATGCCTTTTGGTTGCGCTACCTGGGCGTCATCCAATCGACGACCTGCTGGCTGGCGCCGGATACCTACGACGCGTTGCAGAGGAGCGTCAGAACGCTCCCCCTGGAGCAGCAAGCCGCGTTCAGGAGGGCGAGGCGCTTGGCGAAAGGTGACGTGAGCGCCTTCTGTTTGCGGTTCAGCGAGTACTCGGTGGTCGAATTCTCCGACACAGGGAATGCGACGTATGTTTATGGGCACAGTGTCTTCAGTGGCAGGGTGCTGGGAGGCGGGGTGGAGAGCGCGAATGACCTCAAGGTCCGGCGTGAGGCGAAGGACCGGTTGCATCATCATTCGAACTGGGAGCCTCGGTTCGAGCAGGCGCTTCTGGAGTTGGGCATCGAGCGCAAGCCCCCGGGGCCGAAGCGCTCGTCTTGAAACTGCGTTCGACGCCAAGTCCCAAGTGCACATGGGTTCAGCGTCATGTTCGAGCCTGATAGCGTCGTCGCCACGGGAGGGCGCATGCTCAGGTCATTCGTGGTGGCGATCATCCTCGGCGTCCTTGTCGTGTGCGTGGCGCTCGTCTCGAATGAGCGCTCGACGACGCAGGCGGCGATGCTCCCGGTGCGGGAGCTCACCGCGACACCGCCGGACGAAGCGCCGTCGACCCTTGGCGCGTCCGAGGAACCTCTCGAGGGCGCCCAGCAGCACCCAGCCTCCGCTGTCCTCCTGGAGGGCATCATCCTCGACGAGGACGACCAGCCAGTGACGGCGGCCACGGTGGTCGCGATGACACCCCCCCGACTGATGAAGGCTGTCGCCCGACCCACCGGTGAGTTGGACCCCGTGGAACAGGTGGGGGGAGTGACGCAGTGGTTCGGAGACTACGCCTCCGACCGGTTCGAGATGGAGGTCGACGACGCGGGCCGCTTCGTCCTCGAGGTGGCCCAGGCGGGGTCGCACTTCCTCGTCGCCTCGGCGGAGGGCTTCGTCGTCACGCGCGTGGACGTCTCGGCGCCAGCCAAGGACCTCCGGCTCGTCCTGCGCGCCGGTGGGCAGGTGGAGGGCACCGTGGTCAGCGCCACGGGAATCGCACTCCCGGACGTGAATCTCTTCCTGTTCGCCGATGGCATCCAGACCCATGTCGCCGAGAGCAAGAGCGATGAACAGGGGCGCTTCCAACTGCACACCGTGCTGCCTGGCCGATACAAACTCGCGGCGGTCTTCGACACGGGCGCGCCGCATCGGGTGTCGCGTGTCATTGATGTCCGTCCCTCGGAGCCGACGACGGTGACCTTGCGGATGGACACCGGTCGCTCCGTGTCCGGCACCGTGGTGGACGAAGCCAACCGCCCCGTGGCTCACGCCGAGGTGTCGGCCCGGTCGGACCCGGAAGCCCACGCCGAACTGTACGAGCGAGAGCGCGGCCCGCGGGTGTCGGCTTCGTCCGCGCGCACGGATGACTCGGGGCGCTTCACGGTCCACCACCTGTTACCAGGAACATGCCTCCTCTCCGTCGAGAAGCCTGGCTACGTGCAGCGTGAGCACGACGGCGAGGACTCCCAGCGCACCGTCGTGGCGGGTGCGACGGACGTGACGCTGGTGATGCGCTATCAGGGCAGCATCCGGGGACGGCTCCGGCGCTCGGACGGCTCGCCCATCACCCGCTTCAGCATCAACGACGAGCCCATCGAGCACGACGACGGGGCCTTCCGGCTCCCCCTCCAGCAACCGGGCATGACCTGGCTGACGCTCGAAGCGCCGGACCTGCTGCGCACCGTCCGCGAGGTGCCAGTCGAGCCCGGTCAGGACGTGGACCTGGGTGACCTCGTCCTCGACGCAGGGCTTCGCATACGAGGGCGGGTGCTGGACACGAGGACCTCCGCTCCCATCGAGGGCGCGAAGGTCGCCGTCCGGCACACGCAGGCCGGCTCCGAGGGCATCGCGGCGCCCGAGCTGGCGAGCGCGAAGACGGACGCGACAGGTGCCTTCGCGCTCGCTCCAGTGGAGGCCGGCTCGCTGCGCTTGGACGTCTCGCGCTCCGGCTGTCTACCCCTGCGAAGCTCGCTGCGCGTGAGCGAGGAGCCGCTGGAGCTGCGCCTCTCCTCGGGTGCGCGAGTGACGGGCACCGTGAAGGACCGTGAGGGGCGGCCCGCGAACGTGGTGTTGCGAGTATTTCCCCTGGGGGACCACCCGGGCCACTCGCCCACCAGCGTGCAGGTCCGGGACGGCACCTTCGATGTGGCTGGGCTGGAGCCCGGGGAGTACGCCTTCAAGGTCCTCTCCGTGCACGACTCCCTGGGGAGCGTCTGGTCGGAGAGGCGCTCTGGCCGCTATGTCCCCCGCAGGGTGACGCTGGCGCCCGAGGAGCAGCGGGTGCTCCAACTCCAGGAGCGGGAGGGGCGCTCCTCGCTGCGTCTGCGCATGCCCCGCTTCACGGGTGTCACCCCCGAGGATGTCGCTCCTCACGCAGCCGTGCTCATCCCGGGGACCGTTCCGCAGGTGCGCACCTATTCACGCTTCGAGCGGCTCATGCGCGAGCAGGGCGTGCCCGGCCCGCCGAAGCCGTCCTCTGCCGAAGTCGTCTACGACGCGCTGCCCGCGGGCCGTTACACGTACGTGCTCGTCGGAAAGCGTCCCCAGGGAGGCGCCTACCTCGTGCACACCGAAGTGCTGGAGGTGCCCGAGGCCCAGGGCGTGACCCGGGACCTCCAGCCCGTCTGGACGCCCATCACACACATCATCCTCTGACGGAGGATGCGCGACAGGACGTCACTCCCGCGCGCCGTTGAACTCCGGCAGCAGGTACTCATCCACGGCGGGGACCTTGTCGATGATGCCCAGCTCCACGAGCTGCTGGGAGAGCTGCTCCCACCGCTCGCGCTTCATCATCCCCAGGCCCCGGGTCCGCGTCTCCTCGGTCTCGATGAGCGGCTTCTGGGCCTCGGCCGCGGCGGCGAACGTCTCCGCGTCCATCGTCGTGTTCAGCTTGCCCATCACCGCGTTGGTCGGCCCCGGGTTGTCCAGATACGTGCGCCAGCCCTCCCGCACCGCCGCCACGAACGCCTTCACCTGCTCGGGATGCTCCTTCCAGTACTGCTTCCGGGTGATGACCACGGCGATGTACGGATTGAAGCCCTCGTCGGCCACCAGGAACACGGCCGGCGTGGCGCCCTGCCGCTTCGCGGCGATGGGCTCCGCGGTGACGAAGCACTGCTGGGCGAAGTCCTTGTCCGCGAGGAAGCGCGCCACGCCTCCGTCGTAGGGCACCACCTTCACCTTGTCGAAGCTGTACTTCTTCTTCAGGAAGGCCACGTAGGAGAGGCCCGGCTCCAGCGCCACCGTGCCCGAGGACAACACGTCCTTGATGCCCTTCGCCCCACGAGACGCGTGGGCCATGATGGCGTGCGGCGACGTCTGGTACACCGCGAACAGCGGAATCACATCCAGGCCCCGGGCGCGCGCGGTGATGATTTCATCCGCGCCGCTGATGCCGAACTCCGCCTTGCCCATGGCCACCATCTGCGGCACCGGCGCGCCCGCGCCGCCGCCCAGGATGTCCACGTCGAGCCCGTGACGGGTGAAGGCCCCCGACTCGCGCGCCGCGTAGAACCCGCCGAACTCCGGCTCCGGCACCCAGTTGAGCGCCAGCTTCACCTTGGCCAACGCGGCCTTCTGCGGCGCCGGGGTGCCCGCCTGGGCGCCCTGGGGGGGCTCCTCCTTCTGACGCGAACAGGCGCTCGCGGCCAACAGCAGCCCCACGCACCCCCACAGCTTCACGAGACGTCCGCTCACGTTCTGCCTCCCTCCCACGTGACTCAATTCCCCTGCGCCGACGGGTGCCAGCGCCGCAGCAGCCGGGCCCCGGTCAGGCTCACCGCCCCGAACAACACCAGCCCCAACCCCGACGCCGCCAGCACCGCCGCGAACAACAGGTCCGTGCGCAGCTGACGGTACGCGGACAGCACCAGGATTCCCAGCCCCGCCGAGCCCTCGGAGAAGCCTGCGACGAACTCGCCGACGATGGCGCCGATGACCGACAGGCCCGAGGCAATCTTCAACCCGGTGAACAGGTGCGGCAGCGCCGCGGGCAGCTCCAGCTTCCACAGCGTGGCGAAGCGTCCGGCGCCATACAGCCGGAACATGTCCCGCAGCGCCGGCTCCACCGAGCGCAGCCCGGTGAGCGTGTTGGCGATGACCGGGAACAACGAGACGATGAAGGACGACACCGCGACGGCGCGAGGGCCCGGGCCGAACCACAACACCAGCAGCGGCGCGATGGCCACGATGGGCACCGTCTGCAGGAAGAGCGTGTACGGGTAGAGCGCGCGCTCCACCATCCGTGAGGACGCCAGCAGCACGGCCACGAGCACGCCCAGCACCGCGCTCAACCCGAAGCCCACCAGGGCCGCGCGTCCCGTGGTGAGCGCCGCGCCGAGGAGCGCGCCCGCCTCCCGGGCTCCCGCCGTCCCCACGGCCGAGGGCGGCGGCACCAGCCAGACTGGAATCTCGAAGAGGCGCACCGTGCCTTCCCAGAGCGTCAGCAGCACGACGAGCGCCACCAGCGGAGGCAGCGCCGCGCGAAGGGCCGGGCGGTTCACCAGCGCTCTCCTTGTTCCAGGGCCTCGTGGAGCAGGCGGGCCTCGCGCGCGAAGGAGGCCTCGGTGCGCAGGTCCGCGCCGCGCTCGGCGGGCAGCTCCAGCGTCCGGTCCAGCACCACGCGCGCGGGGCGCCGCGACAGCACCACGGCCCGCTCGGCCAGGTAGGCGGCCTCGGAGAGGGAGTGGGTGACGAAGAGCACCGTCATCCCCAACTGGCGCCACAGCGCGCGGAGTTGGTCATCGAGCCGGCCGCGCGTCAGCTCGTCCAACGCCGCGAAGGGCTCGTCCAGGAGCAGCAGCCGGGGCCGGGTGACGAGCGCGCGCGCCAGGGACACGCGCATGCGCATGCCGCCGGACAGCTCGGCCGGATGGCGCTCCGTGGCGTCGCCCAGGCCCACCTGCTCGAGCACCGCGCGCGCGGCGGCCTGTCGCTCCGGCCGGGGTACGCCGGTCAGCTCCAGCGGCAGCGCCGCGTTGTCCAACACCGAGCGCCACGGCAGCAGGTGCGCGTCCTGGAACACGTACGCGATGGGCGCGCGCTCACCGTGGGTGCGCTCCAGCGTCGGCGTGAAGGTGATGTGCCCGGCCTCCGCGCGGTCCAACCCGGCCACCAGCCGCAGCAGCGTGGACTTGCCACAGCCAGAGGGCCCGAGCAGCGCCACGAACGAGCCGGGCGCTACTTCCAGGTCCAGCCCCGACAGCACGGCGAGGTCACCCGGGAAGGCGCGGCGCAGGCCCTCGACCTTCACGCGGACGCCCCCACTTCCGGAGACGGGGGCTGGGGGAGCGGGGGGAGCGAGGCCAGGAGGCGCCATGGAAGGGGCGTTTCTAACCGTCCTGACCTCGCGAGGCGAGCGTGGATCTCACCCCCAGGGACGTCGGCGCGGGGCGCGTGTGGCGGTTCCACCGGAGCATCCGGGTACAGATGCAACAACATCACGAATCCGAGAGAATCTGAAATTCATGTAATTTGAGCTATGTCTGGATATCATGGTGGTGAACCAAGGAGGGTTCTCCATCATGCGTATCTTCCGCCGGGCCATGCCCGGACTTCCCATGTTCGCGGTGGTCTCACTGCTCCTGCAGGTCTGGGGCGTCTCCGAGGCCGAGGCCGCCGAGCGGCGCTTCCTGGTCGACTTCGGTGACGGGCCCACGGCCACGCCGGGGTGGAACAACCTCCACTTCGGCTCCACCGGCTCTTCGTTGAACAACCTGGTGGACAGCGCGGGCGTGGGCTCGGGGCTGTCGCTCCAGATAACGGACGGGTTCTGGCAGGGGTGGACGGGCGCCTACAACGGCGGCGGCACCACCGCGAGCACCGTCTATCCCGCGTCGGCCACGCGGGACACGTTCTTCATCGGCACCAACGAGGGGACGACGGACACGCAGGCGCAGGTCCGCCTCTCCGGGCTGGCCATCAACGGCACCTACTCGCTGCGCTTCTATGCGTCGCGGATGGCGGGTGACACGGCGGACCGGACGACGCGCTATGCGGTGGGCGCGCAGGCGGTGGAGTTGCAGGCGACCAACAACATCGACGGCGTGGTGCAGCTGACGAACCTGGTGCCCTCGAACGGCGCGCTGGACATCACCGTGACGATGAAGCCCGGCGCCATCTTCGGCTACCTGGGCGTGCTCGAGGTCATCGAGCAGGACGGCGGCGTGGTGGTGAACCAGCCGCCCGTGGTGAACGCGGGGGCCGACCGCACCGTGCCGCTGCCCACCAACACGGTGGCGCTGCAGCAGTCCTTCTCCGACCCGGAGGGGCAGGCCACCACCTTCGTGTGGACGCAGGTCTCCGGTCCCACCACGGCCCGGCTGTACCAGAACCCCTGGACTCCGCTCGTCGCGAGCAACCTGGCGCAGGGCACCTACGTCTTCCGGCTCACGGTGACGGATGCCCTGGGCGCGAGCGCGTCCGATGACGTGAGCGTGTCCGTGGTGCCGAGCACGGGGAGCGGCACGCCCTTCCTGCGCACCCTCACGGAGAAGTCCGTCACGGCGAGCGGCAAGGTCATCCACTACTACGAGTCACTGCCTCGCGGGTACAACACGGACCCGAACCGCAAGTGGCCGGTCATCGTCTTCCACCACGGCGTCGGCGAGAAGGGCAGCACCCCCGAGTCGCTGCCGAGCGTCCTCGGCAACATGACGCTCGTGCGGGACAACGTGCCGCTGGAGTTCGACATCAACGGCGTCACCGAGTCCTTCATCGTCCTGATTCCGCAGCTCCACGGGAACTACGGCGACTGGCAGGACTTCTTCACGCAGGCGATGATCGACTCGGCGAAGACGAACCTCCGGACCGACGCGGACCGCGTGTACCTGATGGGCTTCTCGCTGGGCGCGTTCCACACCTGGAGCTTCCCGCAGCGCTCGGACACGAACGCCCGGCAGATCGCCGCCATCGTTCCCTTCTCGGGCGGACGCGTCTACAGCGTGAACGGCGTGTCTCAAATCTGCCGGCTGGCCACCTCGAAGGTGCCCGTGTGGACGTTCCACGCGGCGGACGACGGCACGGTGCACGTGAGCTACACGGACGCCGCGGTGAACGGCCTCAACGGCTGCTCACCCGCGCCGGACCCGGCGCCGCGCTACACGCGCCCCGCCACGGGGAACCATTGGATCATCGGCTCGGGCGCGTCGCCGACGCAGCCGCCGGCCAACAACATCTATCACTGGATGCTCTCGCACCGTCGCGTCAGCACGCCGCCGCCCGTCACCCAGCGCACGCTCACGCCGAGGACGACCACGGTGCCCAAGCTCTGGAATGCACAGTTGGGCTACTACGAGTCGCTGCCGCGCGGGTATGACGCCAACCCGAGCCGCCAGTGGCCGCTGCTCGTCTTCCTCCATGGCATGGGGGAGCGTGGCAACGGCACGACGGAGCTGTCCAGGGTGCTGCGGCATGGCGTGCCCGCGCAGATCAACGCGGGGCATCCGCTGGAGTTCACTGTCAACGGGGTGACCGAGTCCTTCGTGGTGCTCGCGCCCCAGCTCGGCGAGAGCGGCTCGAGTTGGCATCCCTATCTGGTCGAGCGCCTGCTCGACGTCGCGCAGACGAGCTACCGCATCAACCCCAAGCGCGTGTACCTGACGGGCGTGTCGCTGGGCGGCTTCGGCACGACGGCCTTCGTGGAGCTCTCCCTCGCGAACGCCCAGCGCATCGCGGCCATCGCGCCCACGGATGGCGCCCACTATGGCGGCATCGTCTGGACGCCGGACCTGGACAACGTGACGACCAACGCCTGCTATCTCGCGCAGGCCGACGTGAAGGTCTGGCAGTTCTACGGGAAGAACGACGGAGATTGGGCGTGGACGGCCTCGGACTTCGTCACGCGTCTGAACGCCTGCGCGCCCCCGTCACCGACGTTGGTGACTCGCTACGATGACCTGGGGCATGCGGCCTACACCCGGGCCTATTACACGGACCACACGTATCACTCCCCGAACCTCTACGAGTGGCTGCTCGCGCAGCAGCGCCCGTAGTGGATGAAGTGGGGCCCCGCTGCTCGCACGGAGCGGGGCTCTGGGCCTACTGGACGCGCCGCAGGTACGCGCCCGGCGCGCACGCGCGCAGTCGCTCCAGCACCGCCTCCGCGCCCTGACGGGACGGGTGGAAGCTGGCCACCGCCCACTTGTCCCGGGTGAGCCGCCGGAAGTCGTGGGTGTCCACGGTGAGCAGCGATGTGCCCTGGCAGGCCGCTTCCAACGGAGTCTCCGCCGCGCGAGCATCGGACACGGAGTCCGCCGTGCGGAGGATGACGGCCCACGCTTCCGCGGGCCTCTCCACCACCTTCTTGCGCTCCGCGTCCCACCGCAGCTCCGAGAGGGCCCAGCTGTCGGCCTGCGCTCCGCCGCCGAGGTCGAGCGTGCGCGAGAACAAGAGCCGGCCGTCCTGCGCCTCCACGCTCGAGGAGGACGGCCCCATCCCCTCGCTGCCTTCCCAGGCCCGCTTCACCCCCTGCTCGTCCGCGACGAACAGGGCGTGTTGACGGTGCACATGCTCGAAGCCGCCCTGGTGGGTGATGAGGAGCGCGGTCGGCCCGCCCGGGAGGTCCACTGCCCGGACCCGGAGATTCCACGAGGTCGACTCCTCGCCACCGCCCCAGTCCCAGCCTCCTTCCGTCGCCTTCGTCACGTCGCACGTCAGGGCGTCATAGGGCGCGGACAGCGTCGCCGTGCGCTTCGCCGCACCGCCGCGGACGCGCAGCGCGCGCTGTCCCTGCTTGCACGGCATGGCCACGGCCTCGAGGCCCGGGGTGCTCTCCGCCGAGCCCAACACCAGCTCCTTCGTCGGGGCGGGCGCGGCGCCGATGAGCAGCACGGCGGTGGCGAGGACTGCGCCCGGATGACGACGGCGCGGCGGCTTGGGAACAGCGGGAACGGACACCGGGGACTCCACGAGAGGCGCTTGCCGCGGAGTCTGCACGGACTTGCCGTCAGGTGCACCCCGTCCGGGGCCCGAGGACATCACGGCCCCTGATGGCGCCGGACACGGTGCCTCGGCTCAGCTCGTGCCCTGGCTGGAAGCCCGACGGGGCAGCAGGGCGAAGAACGTCGTGCCCTGACCCTCTCGGGACGTCACGTCGACGGTGCCCCCGTGGGACTCGACGATGTTCTTCACGATGAAGAGCCCCAGTCCGATGCTGCGCCCCGTGTTGGTGTCCCCCGAGCGGGCGCGCTGGAGCGGACGGAAGAGCCGCTCGCGGGCGTCGTCGGGAATGGGAGGCCCTTCGTTGTGGACGGACAGGACGACGCGATGTGCTTCGCCGTGGACGCGCACCGTCACGCGCGAGCTCGCGGCACTGTAGTGAAGCGCGTTGCTCACCAGGTTGCCCAGCATCTGGGCGATGCGGTCCGAATCCCACTCACCGAAGGCGTCCCCGTCCGACTCCACGCGCAGCTCCCGCTCCGGGTGGCTCATCTGCAGCTCCTCGATGACCTGCTGTGACACATCATGCAGGTCCACCGGTCGCCGGTGGATGGGGAGCCCCCCGCCCAGGCGCACCTGGGTGAAGTCCAGCAGGTCATGCGTCATCCGCACCGCGCGCTCCGCGGAGGTCTGGATGCGCAGCACCGAGCGCAGGTTGCGCTCGCTGAGCTCCTCGCGCCGGGCCAGCACGGACGCGCCCAGCTGAATCGCGCTGAGCGGGTTGCGCAGGTCGTGGCTGACGATGCCGATGAGCTGCTGCTCGAACTCCACGCGCCGACGCGTCTCGGCCTCCTGCCGCTTCTGCTCGGACAGCTCGTGCGCGATGACGGCCATTCCCACCGGCTGGCCCGTCCGGGCCTGGGTGAGGGTGGAGAGGGCGTAGCGCACGGGCAGCCGCGCTCCCGTCCGGAGGTTTCGCGCCTGCAGCTCGCCCTCCCAGCGTCCCTGGGCCGTCACGGCGGGCAGGAGCGTGTCCTGGACGAAGGCGTGGTCCTCCTCGGGGAAGTAGTCCAGCAGGGACGTGTGGCGCGCCGCCTCCAGCCCCGTCACGCCGAGCATCCGCTGACCGGCCTCGTTGAGATAGGTGATGCGGCCCTCGGTGTCGGCGATGCCAATCGCATCCGAGCTCTGCTCCACCACGACGGCCAGCGCCTGCCTCGCCTGCTCGACCTGGCGCTTCTCCTCGCGCGCCCTGGACACGGCGAGGTTCCCCTCCACGCGCGCGAGCAACTCCCGCGCGGAGAAGGGCTTCACCAGATAGTCATTGGCGCCCGCCTCCAGCCCTTCGACGGTGGCCTCCTCGCCCGCGCGGGCGGACAGCAGGATGACGGGGATGTCCGCCGTCATGGGCGAGGCTCGCAGCGCGCGCAGCAACCCGAAGCCATCCATCCCCGGCATCATCACGTCACTGAGCACCAGGTCCGGTCGTCGGGCCCGCACCTGCTCCAGCGCCTCGTGTCCGTTGGCGGCCGTCCGCACCGCGTAGCGTCCGCCCAGGAGGCGCTGGACGTAGTCGCGCATGTCCACGTTGTCGTCCACCAGGAGCACCGTCTCCCTGGCGTGGGACGTCGGGGCTTCACGGCGAGGCCGAGGGGATGCCTCGTCGTCGGTGACGTCGATGGAGGCCGGGGCCTCGAGCCACGTCTGCGCCTCGCTCACGAAGGCCTGGAGGTGCGTGGCGTGGCCCGGCTGCTGCGCCGCCAGGTGCTCGGCGGGCAGGTGCGCATGGCCCAAGGGCAACCACACGGTGAAGGTGCTGCCATGTCCCTCCACGCTGCGCACGGTGAGCCTCCCGCCGTGCAGCTTCACCAGCTCCTGCACCAGCGCGAGCCCGATGCCGCTGCCCTCGTAGCTGCGGCCGCGCGCGCCCTGCACGCGGTGGAAGCGCTCGAAGATGCGCGGCAGCTCCGCCTCGGGGATGCCGGTGCCCGTGTCCGTCACCGACACCTCCACTCCGTCGTCCTTCGCCGCGCACGCGACGCGAATCTCTCCGGCGAGGGTGAACTTGAAGGCATTGGAGAGCAGGTTGAGGACGACCTTCTCCCACAGCTCGCGGTCCACCCAGACGGGCTGGGGGAGGGGCTGACACGACACGACGAGCTTCAGGCCGGAGCGCTCCACGGTGGAGCGGAAGGCGCTGGCCAGGTCCGCGGTGAGCGCGCCCAGGTTCGTGGGCGCGAAGGCGGCCCGCGTCCGGCCCGCTTCGATGCGTGAGAAGTCGAGCAGCGTGTTGACCAGCTTCAAGAGCCGCAGCCCGTTGCGGTGCACCGTCTCCTGGCGATGACGCTGGTGGGGGCCCAGCGGCTCCTCGGCGTCGCGCAGGCCGTCCTCCACCGGGCCCAGCATCAACGTGAGCGGCGTGCGGAACTCGTGCGACACATTGCTGAAGAAGGTCGTCTTGGCGCGGTCCAACTCGGCCAGGGCCTCCGTGCGGCGGCGCTCCTCGTCGCGGGCCCGCGCGGTGGCCACCGCCGTCGTCACGCCAATGGCCACCAGCTCCAGGAAGCGGCGATAGGCCTCGTCCAGCGCCCGACGGGGGCTGATGCCCAACACCAGGAAGCCCAGGGGCAGGGCATGTCCGGGCCGGGGCATGGGCAGCACCATCACGGACGTGGTGGCCTCGGGCCAGGGGCCTCCGGGCAGCGCGTCCAGGGCCTCGGGGAGCTGCTCGAGGCGCAGCGCCTCCGCGGTGCGCGCCACGCTTGCCAGGGGCCAGGTGTCGGGGCGGGGCGCTTCATCCAGGGGGATTCTGGCGGGGGCAGCGCGGCTGTCCGAGGGCAGGCCGCTGAGCGCCACGAGGCTCGCCATGCGCTCCGTGTCGTCGGTGAGGTAGAGCAGCGCCAGCGGCACGTCGTTCGGGTTGCTCGCGAGCACGCGCGCCATCTCGCGGCACGTGAGCT
It contains:
- a CDS encoding ATP-binding protein codes for the protein MRGPRAVEEVLRGGGECGALLRRIDWEKTPLGPVERWPQSLRTTVGIVLASNYPLYLAWGPRYVQMYNDAYRPICGATKHPAALGQEAAITWPEVWDTMLAPGWERIQATGEPIRVEDLMMPLDRNGYLEECYFSYSHSPIRDESGGVGGIFAALTETTERVLNERRLRTLSELSAAALGQATPELTCREMARVLASNPNDVPLALLYLTDDTERMASLVALSGLPSDSRAAPARIPLDEAPRPDTWPLASVARTAEALRLEQLPEALDALPGGPWPEATTSVMVLPMPRPGHALPLGFLVLGISPRRALDEAYRRFLELVAIGVTTAVATARARDEERRRTEALAELDRAKTTFFSNVSHEFRTPLTLMLGPVEDGLRDAEEPLGPHQRHRQETVHRNGLRLLKLVNTLLDFSRIEAGRTRAAFAPTNLGALTADLASAFRSTVERSGLKLVVSCQPLPQPVWVDRELWEKVVLNLLSNAFKFTLAGEIRVACAAKDDGVEVSVTDTGTGIPEAELPRIFERFHRVQGARGRSYEGSGIGLALVQELVKLHGGRLTVRSVEGHGSTFTVWLPLGHAHLPAEHLAAQQPGHATHLQAFVSEAQTWLEAPASIDVTDDEASPRPRREAPTSHARETVLLVDDNVDMRDYVQRLLGGRYAVRTAANGHEALEQVRARRPDLVLSDVMMPGMDGFGLLRALRASPMTADIPVILLSARAGEEATVEGLEAGANDYLVKPFSARELLARVEGNLAVSRAREEKRQVEQARQALAVVVEQSSDAIGIADTEGRITYLNEAGQRMLGVTGLEAARHTSLLDYFPEEDHAFVQDTLLPAVTAQGRWEGELQARNLRTGARLPVRYALSTLTQARTGQPVGMAVIAHELSEQKRQEAETRRRVEFEQQLIGIVSHDLRNPLSAIQLGASVLARREELSERNLRSVLRIQTSAERAVRMTHDLLDFTQVRLGGGLPIHRRPVDLHDVSQQVIEELQMSHPERELRVESDGDAFGEWDSDRIAQMLGNLVSNALHYSAASSRVTVRVHGEAHRVVLSVHNEGPPIPDDARERLFRPLQRARSGDTNTGRSIGLGLFIVKNIVESHGGTVDVTSREGQGTTFFALLPRRASSQGTS
- a CDS encoding carboxylesterase family protein, with product MRIFRRAMPGLPMFAVVSLLLQVWGVSEAEAAERRFLVDFGDGPTATPGWNNLHFGSTGSSLNNLVDSAGVGSGLSLQITDGFWQGWTGAYNGGGTTASTVYPASATRDTFFIGTNEGTTDTQAQVRLSGLAINGTYSLRFYASRMAGDTADRTTRYAVGAQAVELQATNNIDGVVQLTNLVPSNGALDITVTMKPGAIFGYLGVLEVIEQDGGVVVNQPPVVNAGADRTVPLPTNTVALQQSFSDPEGQATTFVWTQVSGPTTARLYQNPWTPLVASNLAQGTYVFRLTVTDALGASASDDVSVSVVPSTGSGTPFLRTLTEKSVTASGKVIHYYESLPRGYNTDPNRKWPVIVFHHGVGEKGSTPESLPSVLGNMTLVRDNVPLEFDINGVTESFIVLIPQLHGNYGDWQDFFTQAMIDSAKTNLRTDADRVYLMGFSLGAFHTWSFPQRSDTNARQIAAIVPFSGGRVYSVNGVSQICRLATSKVPVWTFHAADDGTVHVSYTDAAVNGLNGCSPAPDPAPRYTRPATGNHWIIGSGASPTQPPANNIYHWMLSHRRVSTPPPVTQRTLTPRTTTVPKLWNAQLGYYESLPRGYDANPSRQWPLLVFLHGMGERGNGTTELSRVLRHGVPAQINAGHPLEFTVNGVTESFVVLAPQLGESGSSWHPYLVERLLDVAQTSYRINPKRVYLTGVSLGGFGTTAFVELSLANAQRIAAIAPTDGAHYGGIVWTPDLDNVTTNACYLAQADVKVWQFYGKNDGDWAWTASDFVTRLNACAPPSPTLVTRYDDLGHAAYTRAYYTDHTYHSPNLYEWLLAQQRP